Proteins from a genomic interval of Caulobacter sp. NIBR1757:
- a CDS encoding 2-oxoglutarate dehydrogenase E1 component: MADDAGIINQILTETSFLYGGNADYVEDLHARWAENPASVDSSWQAFFATLTDQAQTIKANAAQPAWTPNRPSAARPEWLSALDGQWPAVEAKLAKAIETKTPGASAEAIRAATTDSLRAIMMIRAYRMRGHLKANLDPLGIAITPGDASELEPGNYGFVEADLDRPIFLDFVLGLETATLREILEILRRTYCGNVGVQYMHISNPDEKGWLQARIEGRDKEITFSKEGKVAILKKLIEAEGFERFLHKRFPGTKRFGLDGGEACIPALEQIIKRGGALGVKDIVLGMPHRGRLNVLAAVMGKPYHVIFHEFQGGTSLPSDVEGSGDVKYHMGASSDRSFDGNNVHLSLTANPSHLEIVNPVVLGKARAKQAFTLRETPDAGRTHVLPLLLHGDAAFAGQGVVAECFALSGLKGYRTGGTIHFIVNNQIGFTTAPHYSRTSPYPSDVALMVEAPILHVNGDDPEAVVYAAKVATEYRQQFGKDVVIDMFCYRRFGHNEGDDPTMTQPLMYARIKGHPSTREIYSTRLIAEGVATQADVDTWIKEFDDFLDAEFDGGKTYKADKADWLDGKWAGLSLPGDEERRGKTGVPLQKLKDLGQKITAFPESVDVHKTVKRMVENRRAAIDTGEGIDWALAEHLAFATLLDEGYPVRLSGQDSVRGTFTQRHSDLIDQTTEEHYTPLNNIRPGQAHYEVIDSLLSEEAVLGFEYGFSLADPNTLTLWEAQFGDFVNGAQVVIDQFISSGERKWLRMSGLVMLLPHGYEGQGPEHSSARLERFLQSCAEDNMQIVNCSTPANYFHALRRQMHREFRKPLIVMSPKSLLRHKKAVSNLEDMSESGSFHRVMVDGAEAGCDVGGVTLKPDDQITRVIACSGKVYFDLVEARAKSGRDDVYIMRIEQFYPWPMKSVMQLLQRFPNAELMWVQEEPKNMGGWTFVDPWLELTLDRMKIKAKRARYVGRPASASTAAGMMSRHMKELEAFLNDAFA, encoded by the coding sequence ATGGCCGACGACGCAGGCATCATCAATCAGATCCTGACCGAAACTTCGTTCCTCTACGGCGGCAACGCCGACTATGTCGAAGACCTGCACGCCCGCTGGGCCGAGAACCCGGCCTCCGTCGACAGCAGCTGGCAAGCCTTCTTCGCCACGCTCACCGACCAGGCCCAGACCATCAAGGCCAATGCCGCCCAGCCGGCCTGGACCCCCAACCGCCCAAGCGCCGCGCGTCCCGAATGGCTGTCGGCCCTGGACGGCCAGTGGCCGGCGGTCGAGGCCAAGCTGGCCAAGGCCATCGAGACCAAGACCCCCGGAGCCAGCGCCGAGGCCATCCGCGCCGCCACCACCGATTCCCTGCGCGCCATCATGATGATCCGCGCCTACCGGATGCGCGGCCACCTGAAGGCCAACCTCGACCCGCTGGGCATCGCCATTACGCCTGGCGACGCCAGCGAGCTGGAGCCGGGCAACTACGGCTTCGTCGAAGCCGACCTCGACCGGCCGATCTTCCTCGACTTCGTGCTGGGGCTGGAAACCGCCACCCTGCGCGAGATTCTCGAGATCCTCCGCCGCACCTACTGCGGCAACGTCGGCGTGCAGTACATGCACATCTCCAATCCCGACGAGAAGGGTTGGCTGCAGGCCCGCATCGAGGGCCGCGACAAGGAAATTACCTTCAGCAAGGAGGGCAAGGTCGCCATCCTCAAGAAGCTGATCGAGGCCGAAGGCTTCGAACGCTTCCTGCACAAGCGCTTCCCCGGCACCAAGCGCTTCGGTCTGGACGGCGGCGAGGCCTGCATCCCGGCGCTGGAACAGATCATCAAGCGCGGCGGCGCCCTGGGCGTGAAGGACATCGTGCTCGGCATGCCGCACCGCGGCCGCCTGAACGTCCTGGCCGCCGTGATGGGCAAGCCCTACCACGTCATCTTCCACGAGTTCCAAGGGGGCACATCGCTCCCCTCGGACGTCGAGGGCTCGGGCGATGTGAAATATCACATGGGCGCCAGCTCGGACCGATCGTTCGACGGCAACAACGTTCACCTGTCGCTGACCGCCAACCCGTCGCACCTGGAAATCGTCAACCCGGTGGTGCTGGGCAAGGCTCGCGCCAAGCAGGCCTTCACCCTGCGCGAGACGCCGGACGCCGGCCGCACTCACGTCCTGCCGCTGCTGCTGCACGGCGACGCCGCCTTTGCCGGCCAGGGCGTGGTGGCCGAGTGCTTTGCGCTGTCGGGCTTGAAGGGCTACCGCACCGGCGGCACCATCCACTTCATCGTCAACAACCAGATCGGCTTCACCACCGCGCCGCACTACAGCCGCACCAGCCCCTACCCGTCCGACGTGGCGCTGATGGTCGAGGCCCCCATCCTGCACGTCAACGGCGATGATCCGGAGGCGGTCGTCTACGCCGCCAAGGTCGCCACCGAATACCGCCAGCAGTTCGGCAAGGACGTGGTCATCGACATGTTCTGCTACCGGCGCTTTGGTCACAACGAGGGCGACGACCCGACGATGACCCAGCCGCTGATGTACGCGCGCATCAAGGGCCATCCCTCGACCCGCGAAATCTACTCGACTCGCCTGATCGCCGAGGGCGTGGCGACGCAAGCCGACGTCGACACCTGGATCAAAGAGTTCGACGACTTCCTCGACGCCGAGTTCGACGGCGGCAAGACCTACAAGGCCGACAAGGCCGACTGGCTGGACGGCAAATGGGCCGGCCTCAGCCTGCCTGGCGACGAAGAGCGCCGCGGCAAGACCGGCGTGCCGCTGCAGAAGCTGAAGGACCTCGGCCAGAAGATCACCGCCTTCCCCGAAAGCGTCGACGTCCACAAGACCGTCAAGCGCATGGTCGAGAACCGCCGCGCCGCCATCGACACCGGCGAGGGCATCGACTGGGCCCTGGCCGAACACCTGGCCTTCGCCACCCTGCTCGATGAGGGCTATCCGGTCCGGCTGTCCGGCCAGGACAGCGTCCGTGGCACCTTCACCCAGCGCCACTCCGACCTGATCGATCAGACCACGGAAGAGCACTACACGCCGCTCAACAACATCCGCCCCGGCCAGGCCCACTACGAGGTCATCGACAGCCTGCTGTCGGAAGAGGCAGTGCTCGGCTTCGAGTACGGCTTCAGCCTCGCCGACCCCAACACCCTGACCCTGTGGGAAGCCCAGTTCGGCGACTTCGTGAACGGCGCCCAGGTGGTCATCGACCAGTTCATCAGCTCGGGCGAACGCAAGTGGCTGCGGATGAGCGGCCTCGTCATGCTGCTGCCGCACGGCTACGAGGGCCAGGGCCCCGAGCACAGCTCGGCCCGCCTCGAGCGCTTCCTGCAGTCCTGCGCCGAGGACAACATGCAGATCGTCAACTGCTCGACCCCGGCCAACTACTTCCACGCCCTGCGTCGGCAGATGCACCGCGAGTTCCGTAAACCCCTCATCGTCATGAGCCCCAAGAGCCTGCTGCGCCACAAGAAGGCGGTCTCCAACCTCGAGGACATGTCCGAGAGCGGCAGCTTCCACCGGGTCATGGTCGACGGGGCCGAGGCCGGCTGCGACGTCGGCGGCGTCACCCTGAAGCCCGACGATCAGATCACCCGCGTCATCGCCTGCTCGGGCAAGGTCTACTTCGACCTTGTCGAGGCCCGGGCCAAGTCCGGTCGCGATGATGTCTACATCATGCGAATCGAACAGTTTTATCCCTGGCCGATGAAGTCGGTGATGCAGCTGCTGCAGCGCTTCCCGAACGCCGAACTGATGTGGGTTCAGGAAGAGCCCAAGAACATGGGCGGCTGGACCTTCGTCGACCCCTGGCTCGAGCTCACCCTCGACCGGATGAAGATCAAGGCCAAGCGGGCCCGCTACGTCGGCCGCCCGGCCAGCGCCTCGACCGCCGCCGGCATGATGAGCCGGCACATGAAGGAACTCGAAGCGTTCCTCAATGACGCCTTCGCCTAA
- the odhB gene encoding 2-oxoglutarate dehydrogenase complex dihydrolipoyllysine-residue succinyltransferase: MADIMTPALGESVSEATVASWKKKPGEAVKKDEIIVELETDKVSLEVASPADGVLESIAANHGDTVVPGALLGVVTAGGAAAAPKAEAPKAEAAPAPKVEAPKAAPAPAPSAPVADDKPLAPSVQRIVTETGLNPAAVAGTGKDGRITKGDALAALDARAAAPAAPAAPAPARAIHEREERVKMTRLRQTIARRLKEAQNNAAMLTTFNEVDMSAVMALRNQYKDTFEKTHGVKLGFMSFFVRACVAALKAIPDVNAEIDGQDLIYKNHYDIGVAVGTEKGLVVPVVRDADAMSLAEIEKAIGALGKKARDGQLSIDDMQGGTFTISNGGVYGSLMSTPILNAPQSGILGMHKIQERPMVVNGQIVIRPMMYLALSYDHRVVDGQGAVTFLVKVKEAIEDPQRLLLDV, encoded by the coding sequence ATGGCCGACATCATGACCCCCGCCCTCGGCGAATCCGTCAGCGAAGCGACGGTCGCCAGCTGGAAGAAAAAGCCGGGCGAGGCGGTGAAGAAGGACGAGATCATCGTCGAACTGGAAACCGACAAGGTCAGCCTCGAGGTCGCCAGCCCCGCCGACGGCGTGCTGGAAAGCATCGCCGCCAACCACGGCGACACGGTCGTCCCCGGCGCCCTGCTCGGCGTGGTGACCGCCGGCGGCGCGGCCGCCGCCCCGAAGGCCGAGGCCCCCAAGGCCGAAGCGGCGCCCGCGCCCAAGGTTGAAGCGCCCAAGGCCGCGCCGGCGCCCGCTCCGTCCGCGCCCGTCGCCGACGACAAGCCTCTGGCTCCCAGCGTGCAGCGCATCGTCACCGAAACCGGCCTGAACCCGGCCGCCGTCGCCGGCACCGGCAAGGACGGCCGCATCACCAAGGGCGACGCCCTGGCCGCCCTCGACGCCCGCGCCGCCGCTCCGGCCGCGCCCGCCGCCCCGGCTCCGGCCCGCGCCATCCACGAGCGCGAAGAGCGGGTGAAGATGACCCGCCTGCGCCAGACCATCGCCCGCCGGCTGAAGGAGGCGCAGAACAACGCCGCCATGCTGACCACCTTCAACGAGGTGGACATGAGCGCGGTCATGGCCCTGCGCAATCAATACAAGGACACCTTCGAGAAGACCCACGGCGTCAAGCTCGGCTTCATGAGCTTCTTCGTCCGCGCCTGCGTCGCGGCCCTGAAGGCCATTCCGGACGTCAACGCCGAGATCGACGGCCAGGACCTGATCTACAAGAACCACTACGACATCGGCGTCGCCGTCGGCACCGAGAAGGGCCTGGTGGTTCCCGTGGTCCGTGACGCCGACGCCATGAGCCTGGCCGAGATCGAAAAGGCCATCGGCGCCCTCGGCAAGAAGGCCCGCGACGGCCAGCTGTCGATCGACGACATGCAGGGCGGCACCTTCACGATCTCCAACGGCGGGGTCTACGGCTCGCTGATGTCGACGCCGATCCTCAACGCCCCGCAATCGGGCATCCTGGGCATGCACAAGATCCAGGAGCGGCCGATGGTCGTGAACGGCCAGATCGTCATCCGCCCGATGATGTACCTGGCCCTGTCGTACGACCACCGCGTCGTCGATGGCCAGGGCGCCGTGACCTTCCTGGTCAAGGTCAAGGAAGCCATCGAGGATCCGCAGCGGCTGCTGCTGGACGTTTGA
- a CDS encoding Crp/Fnr family transcriptional regulator, whose amino-acid sequence MEKLAPLLSEVALHRGEVVFPDGGAVNHVYFPSSAVLSVVTVMRDGRYIESNTIGREGGAGLLDAASNAVSYHRVFAQVPGSAFRLPAEAFRTQLTESPDFARLLFRHALADAAQTQQFVACNLLHSAEQRLARWLLMTADRTGSPAFSLTQEYMAVMTGVQRTTVSALASDFKERGLIRYSRGNIEITDLPGLRKTSCECAGVAHALFLSRRDAA is encoded by the coding sequence ATGGAAAAGCTCGCGCCCCTGTTGAGCGAAGTCGCGCTCCATCGCGGCGAAGTCGTCTTTCCGGATGGCGGCGCGGTCAACCACGTCTATTTCCCCAGCTCGGCGGTGCTGTCGGTGGTCACCGTCATGCGCGACGGCCGCTACATCGAAAGCAATACCATCGGCCGCGAGGGCGGCGCCGGCCTGCTCGACGCCGCCAGCAACGCGGTCTCCTACCACAGGGTCTTCGCCCAGGTTCCCGGCAGCGCCTTCCGACTGCCCGCCGAAGCTTTCCGCACGCAGTTGACCGAGAGCCCGGACTTCGCCCGCCTGCTGTTCCGTCACGCCCTGGCCGACGCCGCCCAGACCCAGCAGTTCGTCGCCTGCAACCTGCTGCACAGCGCCGAGCAACGGCTGGCCCGCTGGCTGCTGATGACCGCCGATCGCACCGGGTCTCCGGCCTTCTCCCTGACCCAGGAGTATATGGCGGTGATGACCGGGGTGCAGCGCACGACCGTCAGCGCCCTGGCCTCGGACTTCAAGGAGCGCGGCCTCATTCGCTACAGCCGCGGCAATATCGAGATCACCGACCTGCCCGGCCTGCGGAAGACGTCCTGCGAATGCGCCGGCGTCGCCCACGCGCTGTTCCTCAGCCGGCGCGACGCCGCCTAG
- the lpdA gene encoding dihydrolipoyl dehydrogenase: MAQYDVVIIGGGPGGYNAAIRAGQLGLKVACVEGRGKLGGTCLNVGCMPSKALLHASEMYELANKDFAKLGIEVTPKLNLTQMMAQKAESVEALTKGIEFLFKKNKADYVKGWGRIAGPGKVAVKAEDGSETILETRHIVIATGSEPTPLNGVEVDQKRIVDSTGALSLPEAPKSLVVIGAGIIGLELGSVWRRLGAEVTVVEYLPRITPGVDEETAKTFQRSLTKQGMTFKLGTKVTAAKAGETEVELTLEPAAGGEAETLKADYVLLAIGRRAYTEGLGLETVGITPDKRGVIETDHFRTSAENVWAVGDVIYGPMLAHKAEEDAVACIELIAGKAGHVDYNLVPGVIYTYPEVAWVGKTEEALKAEGVAYKVGKFPFTANSRAKINHETEGFAKVLADAKTDRILGVHIIGPQAGELIGEYCVAMAFAAASEDVARTCHPHPTRSEAGRQAAMGVEGWTMQA; the protein is encoded by the coding sequence ATGGCCCAGTACGACGTCGTCATCATCGGGGGCGGCCCCGGCGGCTACAATGCGGCGATCCGCGCCGGACAGCTGGGCCTGAAAGTCGCCTGCGTCGAAGGCCGCGGCAAGCTGGGCGGCACCTGCCTGAACGTCGGCTGCATGCCGTCCAAGGCTCTGCTGCACGCCTCCGAGATGTACGAGCTGGCCAACAAGGACTTCGCCAAGCTGGGCATCGAGGTCACCCCCAAGCTGAACCTGACCCAGATGATGGCCCAGAAGGCCGAGAGCGTCGAAGCCCTGACCAAGGGCATCGAGTTCCTCTTCAAGAAGAACAAGGCCGACTATGTGAAGGGCTGGGGCCGCATCGCCGGTCCGGGAAAGGTGGCCGTGAAGGCCGAGGACGGGTCCGAGACCATCCTCGAGACCAGACACATCGTCATCGCCACCGGTTCGGAGCCGACCCCGCTGAACGGCGTCGAGGTCGATCAGAAGCGGATCGTCGATTCCACCGGCGCCCTGTCGCTGCCGGAGGCGCCCAAGAGCCTCGTCGTCATCGGGGCCGGCATCATCGGCCTGGAGCTGGGCTCGGTCTGGCGCCGTCTGGGCGCCGAGGTCACCGTCGTCGAATACCTGCCGCGCATCACCCCCGGGGTGGACGAGGAAACCGCCAAGACCTTCCAGCGCAGCCTGACCAAGCAGGGCATGACCTTCAAGCTGGGCACGAAAGTCACCGCCGCCAAGGCCGGCGAGACCGAGGTCGAACTGACCCTCGAACCGGCCGCCGGCGGCGAGGCCGAAACCCTGAAGGCCGACTACGTCCTGCTGGCCATCGGCCGTCGGGCCTACACGGAGGGTCTGGGGCTCGAAACCGTCGGCATCACGCCGGACAAGCGCGGCGTCATCGAGACGGACCACTTCAGGACCAGCGCCGAGAACGTCTGGGCGGTCGGCGATGTCATCTACGGCCCGATGTTGGCCCACAAGGCCGAGGAAGACGCCGTCGCCTGTATCGAGCTGATCGCCGGCAAGGCCGGTCACGTCGATTACAACCTGGTTCCGGGCGTCATCTACACCTATCCGGAGGTGGCCTGGGTCGGGAAGACCGAGGAGGCGCTGAAGGCCGAGGGCGTCGCCTACAAGGTCGGCAAGTTCCCCTTCACCGCCAACAGCCGCGCCAAGATCAACCATGAGACCGAAGGCTTCGCCAAGGTTCTGGCCGATGCGAAGACCGACCGCATCCTCGGCGTCCACATCATCGGCCCGCAGGCCGGCGAGCTGATCGGCGAGTACTGCGTGGCCATGGCCTTCGCCGCCGCCAGCGAAGACGTCGCCCGCACCTGCCACCCCCACCCGACCCGCTCCGAAGCCGGCCGCCAGGCGGCGATGGGCGTCGAGGGCTGGACGATGCAGGCCTAA